From the genome of Primulina huaijiensis isolate GDHJ02 unplaced genomic scaffold, ASM1229523v2 scaffold16847, whole genome shotgun sequence, one region includes:
- the LOC140965905 gene encoding WRKY DNA-binding transcription factor 70-like: MGNSSENLNAIEKRLVEELTKGRESALQLQALLRKLANPKEYSGQEQLAVKILRSFTEGLSMVASGSTAASAQIDSVDCAGGGAADGGGGGGSASPGGRKQKKKTLLKDRRGCYKRTRTSDSWTRISPTTDDGREWRKYGQKDILNSKHPRCYYRCTHKHQGCKATKQVQKIKEEPLIVYQTTYFNQHTCADTLAKLPHELILESDPPESNLLSFGPTPNPVKISSSEEDKHMVCFPPSKSSENPSTWPDAWSPRILVSDDDLEEAVSGLYSCASMTGSQHGIDMEVNQLSDIDFYQI; the protein is encoded by the exons ATGGGAAACTCAAGTGAAAATTTGAATGCAATAGAGAAAAGATTAGTGGAAGAGCTAACAAAAGGCAGGGAAAGTGCACTCCAACTCCAAGCCCTTCTGCGTAAGCTTGCAAATCCTAAAGAGTACTCGGGTCAAGAACAGCTCGCCGTGAAAATCTTGAGATCTTTCACTGAGGGTCTCTCAATGGTGGCTTCTGGCAGTACCGCTGCCTCAGCCCAGATCGACTCCGTTGACTGTGCTGGAGGTGGTGCCGCCGAcggaggaggtggtggtggttcAGCGTCTCCAGGCGGGAGGAAGCAGAAGAAGAAGACGCTGCTCAAAGATCGGAGGGGCTGCTACAAAAGAAC AAGAACCTCAGATTCATGGACAAGGATATCTCCAACGACAGATGATGGGCGTGAATGGAGAAAATATGGTCAGAAAGATATTTTGAACAGCAAACATCCGAG ATGTTATTATAGGTGCACACACAAGCATCAGGGATGCAAAGCCACAAAACAAGTTCAGAAAATCAAAGAGGAACCATTAATCGTTTACCAAACCACTTACTTTAACCAGCACACCTGTGCGGATACACTGGCTAAACTTCCACACGAACTCATCCTTGAATCAGACCCCCCCGAATCAAATCTACTCAGTTTTGGACCAACTCCAAACCCTGTGAAAATTTCATCGTCCGAGGAAGATAAACATATGGTTTGTTTCCCTCCTTCTAAATCATCTGAGAATCCGAGCACCTGGCCGGATGCATGGTCTCCAAGAATATTAGTCTCTGATGATGACCTAGAAGAAGCGGTTTCGGGGCTTTATTCGTGTGCATCTATGACTGGTTCGCAGCACGGGATCGATATGGAGGTCAATCAACTAAGTGATATAGACTTCTATCAGATATAA
- the LOC140965942 gene encoding uncharacterized protein isoform X1 codes for MAKSSSSRFVFRYFHHIASKAAPGSPTTSGISNFITKNPKTIQNPAFSTWSSNSYRAYISSSPTFTKLYGNLDPDVRLLMNRSNLGFRYFSSKNYEMGSKKITEKVRNPGATVTKAFTRYREAGRLQIEAFWKRNYLVILGAAGLVLCILLWRVLFGIANMFIGFSEGMAKYGFLALSSAIVAFAGLYVRARFTVNPDTVYRMAMRRLNTSAGILEVMGAPLTGTDLRAFVMSGGGITLKNFQPSLRSKRCFLIFPIQGSERKGLVSVEVKKKKGQYDMKLLAVDIPMASGPDQRLFLIGDEEEYRIGGGLISELRDPVVRAMAATKEFEDRDEMEDEEDATRELEEAERKRRHEIEKLEKNETQ; via the exons ATGGCAAAATCTTCTTCATCTAGATTCGTTTTCAGGTATTTTCATCATATTGCATCCAAGGCAGCTCCAGGTAGTCCCACTACCAGTGGTATTTCCAATTTCATCACAAAAAACCCTAAAACAATCCAGAACCCTGCTTTTTCTACATGGTCATCAAATTCTTACAGAGCCTATATTTCATCCTCACCCACGTTTACGAAATTATACGGAAATCTAGACCCAGATGTCAGATTATTGATGAACAGAAGTAATTTGGGGTTTAGGTACTTTTCATCGAAGAATTATGAGATGGGCTCGAAAAAAATTACGGAAAAAGTGAGAAACCCTGGGGCGACTGTTACGAAGGCGTTTACACGCTATAGGGAGGCGGGGAGGCTTCAAATCGAGGCATTTTGGAAGAGAAATTATCTGGTGATACTGGGTGCTGCTGGGCTGGTGCTGTGCATTTTGCTGTGGAGGGTCTTGTTTGGGATTGCTAATATGTTTATTGGGTTTTCTGAAGGCATGGCAAAGTATGGATTTCTAGCTCTTTCATCGGCTATCGTGGCATTCGCG GGCTTGTATGTTCGTGCAAGATTCACGGTTAATCCAGATACAGTTTACAGAATGGCAATGAGGAGATTAAATACATCCGCTGGAATCCTCGAGGTCATGGGTGCCCCACTCACTGGAACTGATTTGCGAGCCTTTGTGATGTCGGGTGGGGGTATAACACTGAAGAATTTCCAGCCAAGCTTAAGGAGCAAAAGATGTTTTCTTATTTTCCCTATACAGGGTTCGGAAAGGAAAGGTTTGGTCAGTGTTGAAGTCAAGAAGAAAAAAGGCCAG TATGATATGAAGTTATTGGCAGTGGATATTCCAATGGCAAGTGGACCTGATCAACGGCTGTTCTTGATTGGGGATGAAGAAGAGTATCGGATCGGTGGCGGTTTGATTTCTGAACTACGAGATCCTGTTGTCAGAGCAATGGCAGCAACTAAGGAGTTTGAAGATCGTGATGAAATGGAGGACGAGGAGGATGCTACAAGGGAACTTGAAGAAGCAGAAAGAAAACGTCGCCATGAAATTGAAAAGCTGGAAAAAAATGAGACCCAGTAG
- the LOC140965910 gene encoding small ribosomal subunit protein eS27y-like, producing MVLSNDIDLLNPPAELEKRKHKLKRLVQSPNSFFMDVKCQGCFNITTVFSHSQSVVVCGNCQTVLCQPTGGRARLTEGCSFRRKGD from the exons ATG GTTCTCTCAAACGATATTGATTTGTTGAATCCGCCGGCTGAGCTGGAAAAGAGGAAGCATAAGCTCAAGCGTCTGGTCCAATCCCCAAATTCATTCTTCATG GATGTGAAGTGTCAGGGTTGCTTTAACAT AACCACGGTTTTTAGCCATTCGCAGTCGGTGGTGGTGTGCGGCAACTGTCAGACTGTGTTGTGTCAACCAACTGGCGGGCGTGCGAGGCTCACAGAGGGATGTTCCTTCCGGAGAAAGGGAGATTAA
- the LOC140965909 gene encoding probable mitochondrial import inner membrane translocase subunit TIM21, which produces MKTIRALKIIFTRLQVAQESGITIRHVILAENARKLNTDTAAGVSVLFRGLGNGKFANLRSSLGVFEVNGVDITIPGYARSMASRTSESTRKSSNETKRDVTTVEDPFDAPTYNIPEKPMTFTEGASYSVLILAGLGIAAAAGYAVFKELLFEPKEYKIFGKALERIKNDSQVRVRIGSPITGYGQESRNRAARQRIPNRIWTDEDGSEHIEVNFHIRGPHGAGLVGAEMFKDKVDKQWKFVYLMVEIRSPSPARLLLESYVPA; this is translated from the exons atgaaaacgaTCAGGGCtcttaaaatcatatttacCAG GTTGCAGGTGGCTCAGGAATCTGGTATCACGATAAGACACGTTATTCTAGCAGAAAACGCTCGAAAATTGAATACGGATACGGCAGCTG GCGTCTCGGTGTTGTTTAGAGGATTGGGAAATGGAAAATTTGCGAATCTTCGTTCGTCTTTGGGAGTTTTTGAGGTCAATGGGGTGGACATTACAATTCCTGGTTATGCTAGGTCCATGGCATCAAGAACTTCCGAGTCAACACGGAAGAGCTCGAATGAG ACCAAAAGAGATGTGACCACAGTCGAGGATCCATTTGATGCTCCAACATATAATATACCTGAGAAACCAATGACATTTACCGAGGGAGCTTCTTATAGTGTTCTCATCCTAGCTGGGCTGGGAATTGCAGCAGCTGCAGGATATGCTGTTTTTAAGGAACTTTTATTTGAACCTAAAGA GTATAAAATTTTTGGGAAGGCTCttgaaagaataaaaaatgaCAGTCAG GTTAGAGTCAGAATCGGATCCCCTATAACTGGTTACGGCCAGGAAAGCAGGAACCGAGCTGCTCGCCAACGCATCCCTAATCGAATATGGACTGATGAAGATGGCAGCGAGCATATTGAG GTTAATTTCCACATTCGCGGTCCCCATGGAGCTGGGTTAGTTGGTGCTGAGATGTTCAAGGACAAGGTTGATAAACAGTGgaaatttgtttatttgatgGTCGAAATCAGATCACCATCCCCAGCAAGACTCCTGCTCGAATCTTATGTTCCAGCGTGA
- the LOC140965942 gene encoding uncharacterized protein isoform X2, producing the protein MAKSSSSRFVFRYFSSKNYEMGSKKITEKVRNPGATVTKAFTRYREAGRLQIEAFWKRNYLVILGAAGLVLCILLWRVLFGIANMFIGFSEGMAKYGFLALSSAIVAFAGLYVRARFTVNPDTVYRMAMRRLNTSAGILEVMGAPLTGTDLRAFVMSGGGITLKNFQPSLRSKRCFLIFPIQGSERKGLVSVEVKKKKGQYDMKLLAVDIPMASGPDQRLFLIGDEEEYRIGGGLISELRDPVVRAMAATKEFEDRDEMEDEEDATRELEEAERKRRHEIEKLEKNETQ; encoded by the exons ATGGCAAAATCTTCTTCATCTAGATTCGTTTTCAG GTACTTTTCATCGAAGAATTATGAGATGGGCTCGAAAAAAATTACGGAAAAAGTGAGAAACCCTGGGGCGACTGTTACGAAGGCGTTTACACGCTATAGGGAGGCGGGGAGGCTTCAAATCGAGGCATTTTGGAAGAGAAATTATCTGGTGATACTGGGTGCTGCTGGGCTGGTGCTGTGCATTTTGCTGTGGAGGGTCTTGTTTGGGATTGCTAATATGTTTATTGGGTTTTCTGAAGGCATGGCAAAGTATGGATTTCTAGCTCTTTCATCGGCTATCGTGGCATTCGCG GGCTTGTATGTTCGTGCAAGATTCACGGTTAATCCAGATACAGTTTACAGAATGGCAATGAGGAGATTAAATACATCCGCTGGAATCCTCGAGGTCATGGGTGCCCCACTCACTGGAACTGATTTGCGAGCCTTTGTGATGTCGGGTGGGGGTATAACACTGAAGAATTTCCAGCCAAGCTTAAGGAGCAAAAGATGTTTTCTTATTTTCCCTATACAGGGTTCGGAAAGGAAAGGTTTGGTCAGTGTTGAAGTCAAGAAGAAAAAAGGCCAG TATGATATGAAGTTATTGGCAGTGGATATTCCAATGGCAAGTGGACCTGATCAACGGCTGTTCTTGATTGGGGATGAAGAAGAGTATCGGATCGGTGGCGGTTTGATTTCTGAACTACGAGATCCTGTTGTCAGAGCAATGGCAGCAACTAAGGAGTTTGAAGATCGTGATGAAATGGAGGACGAGGAGGATGCTACAAGGGAACTTGAAGAAGCAGAAAGAAAACGTCGCCATGAAATTGAAAAGCTGGAAAAAAATGAGACCCAGTAG
- the LOC140965911 gene encoding WRKY DNA-binding transcription factor 70-like, which yields MRKLNQNLRSIERRLMEELLAGRNSAIELQTLLHNSVKDEGSTSSEELAMKILRSFTNGISIASSCTAVLSAQLSAVDCGGGDLTSSGEGTKKVVKDKRGCYKRKRTSDSWIKESPTVEDGCAWRKYGQKHILHSKYPRCYYRCTHKSQGCKAKKQVQKVKEDPLYQMTYFSHHTCTDTRIMLPQHIVELDPIESNLLSFQGSNYNHSPKPANISLMKQEFEAVDTQIVGFPYAKSSVNTSSWNGIIGSGSSGCKQVLSPTIPVPGDDLEEEASGLYSCASMNSFHGLEMEVDQLGDIDFELW from the exons ATGAGGAAATTAAACCAAAATTTACGTTCTATAGAGAGAAGATTGATGGAAGAGTTATTAGCAGGCAGAAATAGTGCAATCGAACTCCAAACCCTTCTGCATAATTCTGTTAAAGATGAAGGGTCGACCTCAAGTGAAGAACTTGCCATGAAAATCTTGAGATCTTTCACTAACGGTATTTCGATCGCGAGCTCGTGCACCGCCGTCTTATCGGCTCAGCTCTCCGCCGTTGACTGTGGCGGCGGCGACTTGACCAGTTCCGGCGAGGGGACGAAGAAAGTGGTCAAAGACAAGAGGGGTTGTTACAAGAGAAA AAGGACCTCTGATTCATGGATAAAAGAGTCCCCTACGGTAGAAGATGGATGTGCATGGAGAAAATATGGCCAAAAACATATATTGCACTCCAAATATCCAAG ATGCTATTATAGATGCACACACAAGTCTCAAGGCTGCAAAGCTAAAAAACAAGTCCAAAAAGTGAAGGAGGATCCATTGTATCAGATGACGTACTTCAGTCATCACACTTGCACCGACACGCGGATAATGCTTCCACAGCACATCGTCGAACTGGACCCGATTGAATCCAATCTACTCAGTTTTCAAGGAAGTAATTATAACCATTCCCCAAAACCTGCCAATATTTCTTTGATGAAACAAGAATTCGAGGCTGTAGACACACAAATTGTTGGTTTCCCTTACGCAAAATCATCTGTAAACACGAGCTCATGGAATGGAATTATCGGGTCGGGTTCCAGTGGATGTAAACAGGTATTGTCTCCAACAATACCCGTCCCTGGTGATGATCTAGAGGAAGAGGCTTCAGGGTTATATTCTTGCGCATCGATGAatagttttcatggtcttgaaATGGAAGTTGATCAGCTTGGTGACATAGATTTTGAACTATGGTAA
- the LOC140965917 gene encoding uncharacterized protein: METSNSDVSSLDSSASISSSSVHGGSSRTPRFPLIRILQYPISSLLEYSGVLRVRPDYPYSEARPLSENGDVNDLSVGNIQGPSNSSSINGDGDLDGTFNNSNSRGEVSIRIIGEQDRVGAVNSDENGEGSGVGLSADESMVPREGVNGTGGNSNRDDNNSNNQNREASAYQRYDIQQVARWVEQILPFSLLLLVVFIRQHFQGFFGVLWITAVLYKSNDILRKQTALKRERKISILAGYSLVFLLHVFGIYWWYRKDDLYNSLLMIPPKATPPFWHAIFIILVNDAMVCQTAMVLKLALLMYYKDGRGHNFRRQGQLLTLVEYMLLLHRALLPTPVWYRFFLNKEYGSLFSSLTTGLYLTFKLTSIVEKVRSFIAALKALSRKDIHFGSYATSEQVNAAGDLCAICQEKMYAPIFLRCKHIFCEDCVSEWFERERTCPLCRALVRPADLRSYGDGSTTLLFQLF, translated from the exons atggAGACATCAAATTCTGATGTCTCGAGTTTGGATTCTTCCGCGTCGATTTCATCATCAAGTGTCCATGGAGGAAGCTCAAGAACTCCTCGATTCCCTCTTATCCGGATCTTACAGTATCCAATTTCATCGCTACTCGAATATTCTGGGGTTTTAAGAGTCCGACCCGATTACCCTTACTCGGAGGCGCGTCCTCTTTCCGAGAATGGCGATGTCAATGACCTGAGTGTTGGGAATATTCAAGGCCCCAGCAATTCGAGTTCGATTAATGGCGATGGTGATCTCGATGGTACTTTCAATAACAGTAATAGTCGCGGGGAAGTTTCGATTCGGATAATCGGTGAGCAAGATAGGGTTGGGGCTGTAAATAGTGATGAGAATGGGGAGGGGTCGGGGGTGGGATTAAGTGCGGATGAGTCTATGGTTCCTCGTGAGGGGGTTAATGGGACTGGGGGTAATAGTAATAGGGATGATAACAACAGTAATAATCAGAATAGGGAAGCATCAGCTTATCAGAGATACGACATACAGCAGGTGGCGAGGTGGGTTGAGCAGATTCTTCCGTTTTCTTTGCTTTTGTTGGTGGTTTTCATCCGGCAACACTTTCAAG GATTTTTTGGTGTTCTCTGGATCACTGCTGTCTTGTACAAGTCCAATGATATTCTTCGGAAGCAAACAGCTCTAAAG AGAGAGAGGAAGATTTCTATCCTTGCTGGTTATTCCCTTGTATTCTTGCTTCACGTTTTTGGAATCTACTGGTGGTATCGAAAGGATGATCTTTACAATTCATTACTTATGATTCCTCCAAAAGCCACCCCACCTTTTTGGCATGCAATATTCATCATCCTGGTAAATG ATGCAATGGTTTGCCAGACAGCTATGGTCCTCAAATTGGCTTTGTTAATGTATTACAAGGATGGTAGAGGCCATAATTTTCGTAGACAG GGTCAGTTGTTGACTCTGGTTGAGTACATGCTGCTTCTGCATCGTGCCCTGTTACCAACCCCGGTATGGTATAGATTCTTCTTAAACAAAGAGTACGGGAGTCTCTTTTCATCACTGACAACAGGGCTGTACTTAACTTTCAAGCTTACATCAATTGTTGAGAAG GTTCGGTCCTTTATTGCTGCTTTGAAGGCATTATCTAGGAAGGACATTCATTTTGGGTCTTATGCCACATCAGAGCAG GTGAATGCGGCAGGAGATTTATGTGCTATATGCCAGGAGAAGATGTACGCCCCAATCTTTCTACGATGCAAACATATATTCTGTGAGGACTGCGTTTCAGAATG GTTCGAAAGAGAAAGGACTTGCCCTTTATGCAGGGCACTGGTTCGACCTGCTGATCTTCGTTCATACGGCGATGGATCAACTACTCTACTCTTCCAGTTGTTTTAA
- the LOC140965949 gene encoding probable methionine--tRNA ligase: MASVITKQNIVFALCKYLSLDANEFSSDLGSDVKSLCTRILSSSGNGDLQVNNKELLKWIEFAESLLENSSVTLKSLGKLNEELITKSVLMGGGLKPSEADMIVFSVVHSAVSDLSSSDKAKLPHLLRWVDYIQNKEYFGELFKKIPVENVQCIPSALKSTRKVDDSNAKKTVQETKEAINKEADLKAKKSADAEKVEAAGQATPDKRKLPEKEPGKARQPEKEVEKKDEELSVSLLKIQIGHIRKAWKHPSADSLLVEEIDIGEAKCRQVVSGLAKYCTPDQLKNRRVVLITNVKPGKLRDVMSEGLVLCASNQDHSIVEPLIAPDEAKIGECVTFSGHDGRPEEILNPKKKQLDKITPHLFTNDKGVATFKNIHFMTSAGPCTSSIPNATVK, from the exons ATGGCATCTGTGATTACGAAGCAAAATATTGTTTTTGCTCTCTGTAAATACCTCTCGTTGGATGCG AATGAGTTTTCAAGTGATTTGGGGAGTGACGTGAAGAGCCTCTGCACACGAATACTGAGTTCATCAGGAAATGGGGATCTTCAAGTTAACAACAAAGAA CTGCTGAAATGGATAGAATTTGCTGAGTCGCTTTTGGAAAATTCCAGTGTCACTTTGAAAAGTCTTGGCAAGTTGAATGAAGAGTTGATCACAAAGTCTGTTCTTATGGGAGGTGGACTGAAGCCATCTGAAGCTGACATGATTGTCTTTTCAGTTGTGCATTCGGCTGTG AGTGATCTTTCAAGCTCTGACAAAGCCAAGCTGCCACACTTGTTGAGATGGGTTGATTATATTCAG AACAAGGAATATTTTGGGGAATTATTCAAAAAGATTCCAGTGGAGAATGTCCAATGCATTCCCTCA GCGTTAAAATCGACGAGGAAGGTTGATGATTCCAATGCAAAGAAAACTGTTCAAGAAACGAAAGAGGCTATCAATAAGGAAGCAGACTTGAAAGCGAAGAAAAGTGCTGACGCA gaaaaggTTGAAGCAGCCGGCCAAGCTACCCCAGACAAAAGAAAACTTCCTGAGAAAGAGCCAGGCAAAGCTAGGCAACCTGAAAAGGAGGTGGAAAAGAAAGACGAAGAACTTAGCGTCAGTTTACTTAAAATACAGATTGGACATATTCGTAAAGCCTGGAAACATCCTTCAGCTGATAG CTTGCTGGTTGAGGAGATTGATATTGGAGAAGCCAAATGCAGGCAAGTGGTGAGTGGCCTGGCAAAATATTGCACTCCAGATCAGTTAAAG AACCGCCGAGTGGTACTGATAACAAATGTAAAGCCTGGGAAGTTACGAGATGTGATGTCAGAGGGATTG GTGTTGTGTGCTTCTAATCAAGATCATTCCATTGTGGAGCCTCTTATAGCTCCAGACGAGGCTAAAATTGGTGAATGCGTTACATTTTCTGG ACACGACGGAAGGCCTGAGGAAATTTTAAACCCCAAAAAGAAACAGTTGGATAAGATAACTCCG CATCTTTTCACCAATGATAAGGGCGTCGCTACATTCAAGAACATCCATTTTATGACCTCTGCTGGACCCTGCACTTCATCCATTCCCAATGCCACCGTCAAGTGA